One genomic region from Lynx canadensis isolate LIC74 chromosome E1, mLynCan4.pri.v2, whole genome shotgun sequence encodes:
- the PLD2 gene encoding phospholipase D2 has product MAATPQSLFPAGGELDSSQLQMEPDELDTLREGEDPADRMHPFLAIYDLQPLKTHPLVFAPGVPVTAQVVGTERYTSGSKVGTCTLYSVRLTHGAFTWTTKKKFRHFQELHRDLLRHKVLMSLLPLARFATTHPPAGEAANREMPSLPRAGPEGSSRHASSKQKYLENYLNRLLTMSFYRNYHAMTEFLEVSQLSFIPDLGSKGLEGVIRKRSGGHRVPGLTCCGRDQVCYRWSKRWLVVKDSFLLYLCLETGAISFVQLFDPGFEVQVGKRSTETRYGVRIDTSHRSLILKCSSYRQARWWGQEITELARGPGRDFIQLHRHDSYAPPRPRTLARWFVNGAGYFAAVADAIGGAQEEIFITDWWLSPEIYLKRPAHSDDWRLDIVLKKKAEEGVRVSVLLFKEVELALGINSGYSKRALMLLHPNIKVMRHPDQVTLWAHHEKLLVVDQVVAFLGGLDLAYGRWDDLQYRLTDLGDPSEPAAPQPPTPGSDAPATPDLSQNQLFWLGKDYSNLITKDWVQLDRPFEDFIDRETTPRMPWRDVGVAVHGLPARDLARHFIQRWNFTKTTKAKYKTPVYPYLLPKSTSTADQLSFTIPGGQCATVQVLRSVDRWSAGTMENSILNAYLHTIRESQHFLYIENQFFISCSDGRTVLNKVGDEIVDRILKAHKQGQRFRVYVLLPLLPGFEGDITTGGGNSIQAILHFTYRTLCRGEYSILHRLKAAMGTAWRDYISICGLRTHGELGGHPVSELIYIHSKMLIADDRTVIIGSANINDRSLLGKRDSELAVLIEDTEMEPSLMDGGEYQAGRFALSLRKHCFSVILGAHARPDLDLRDPVCDDFFWLWQDTAKSNANIYEQIFRCLPSNATRSLRALREYVAVEPLATVSPPLARSELTQVQGHLVHFPLKFLEDESLLPPLGSKEGVMPLEVWT; this is encoded by the exons ATGGCGGCGACCCCCCAGAGCCTCTTCCCCGCGGGGGGCGAGCTGGACTCCAGCCAGTTGCAGATGGAGCCCGACGAGCTGGACActctgagggagggggaggaccCAG CTGACCGGATGCACCCTTTCCTGGCCATCTACGACCTGCAGCCTCTGAAAACGCACCCCTTGGTGTTCGCCCCTGGGGTGCCCGTCACAGCCCAGGTGGTGGGAACCGAAAGATACACCAGCGGATCCAAG GTGGGAACCTGCACTCTGTATTCCGTCCGCTTGACTCACGGCGCCTTTACCTGGACAACCAAGAAGAAATTCCGTCATTTCCAGGAGCTGCACCGGGACCTCCTGAGGCACAAAGTCTTGATGAGTCTGCTCCCTCTGGCCCG CTTTGCCACCACCCATCCCCCCGCCGGAGAAGCCGCCAACCGCGAGATGCCCTCTCTGCCTCGCGCAGGACCCGAGGGCTCCTCCAGACACGCGTCCAGCAAACAG AAGTACCTGGAGAATTACCTCAACCGCCTCCTGACCATGTCTTTCTACCGCAACTACCACGCCATG ACGGAGTTCCTGGAAGTCAGCCAGCTCTCCTTCATCCCAGACCTTGGCTCCAAAGGACT GGAAGGAGTGATCCGGAAGCGTTCGGGCGGCCACCGAGTTCCTGGCCTCACCTGCTGTGGCCGGGACCAAGTGTGTTACCGCTGGTCCAAGAG GTGGCTGGTGGTGAAGGACTCTTTCCTGCTGTACCTGTGCCTCGAGACGGGCGCCATCTCCTTTGTTCAGCTCTTTGACCCTGGCTTCGAGGTGCAGGTGGGGAAACGGAGCACTGAGACGCGGTACGGGGTCAGGATCGACACCTCCCACAG GTCCCTGATCCTCAAGTGTAGCAGCTACCGGCAGGCACGGTGGTGGGGCCAGGAGATCACGGAGCTGGCCCGGGGCCCGGGAAGAGACTTCATACAGCTGCACCGTCACGACAGCTATGCCCCGCCCCGGCCCAGGACCTTGGCCCGGTG gttTGTGAACGGGGCGGGTTACTTTGCCGCTGTGGCAGACGCCATCGGAGGAGCTCAAGAGGAGATTTTCATCACAGACTGGTG GTTGAGTCCTGAGATTTACCTGAAGCGTCCGGCCCATTCAGATGACTGGAGACTGGACATTGTGCTCAAGAAGAAGGCG GAGGAGGGTGTCCGTGTGTCTGTACTGCTGTTTAAGGAGGTGGAGCTGGCCTTGGGCATTAACAGCGGCTACAGCAAGAGGGCTCTGATGCTGCTGCACCCCAACATAAAG GTGATGCGTCACCCGGACCAGGTGACGCTGTGGGCCCATCATGAGAAGCTCCTGGTCGTGGACCAAGTAGTGGCCTTCTTGGGGGGGCTGGACCTCGCCTACGGCCGCTGGGACGACCTGCAGTACCGGCTGACTGACCTCGGGGACCCCTCTGAACCAGCCGCCCCACAG CCTCCCACCCCCGGCTCAGATGCTCCGGCCACCCCAGACCTGTCCCAAAACCAACTCTTCTGGCTGGGCAAGGACTACAGCAATCTTATCACTAAGGACTGGGTGCAGCTGGACCGGCCTTTTGAGG ATTTCATCGACAGGGAGACCACGCCCCGGATGCCATGGCGGGACGTAGGGGTGGCCGTCCACGGTCTGCCCGCCCGGGACCTGGCCCGCCACTTCATCCAGCGCTGGAATTTCACCAAG ACGACCAAGGCCAAGTACAAGACCCCCGTGTACCCCTACCTGCTGCCCAAATCCACCAGCACCGCGGACCAGCTCTCCTTCACGATCCCGGGGGGGCAGTGCGCCACTGTGCAG GTCTTGCGGTCGGTGGACCGTTGGTCAGCAGGGACGATGGAAAACTCCATCCTCAATGCCTACCTGCACACCATCAGGGAGAGCCAGCACTTCCTGTACATCGAG AATCAGTTCTTTATTAGCTGCTCGGACGGGCGGACCGTTCTGAACAAGGTGGGCGATGAGATTGTGGACAGAATCCTGAAGGCCCAcaa ACAGGGCCAGCGTTTCCGAGTCTACGTGCTTCTGCCCCTGCTGCCGGGGTTTGAAGGGGACATCACGACAGGTGGTGGTAACTCCATCCAGGCCATTCTGCACTTCACTTACAG GACCCTGTGCCGTGGGGAATATTCGATCCTACATCGCCTCAAAGCAGCCA TGGGGACAGCGTGGCGGGACTACATATCCATCTGCGGGCTTCGCACACACGGAGAGCTGGGCGGGCACCCGGTCTCCGAACTCATCTACATCCACAGCAAGATGCTCATCGCAGATGACCGGACGGTCATCATCG GCTCCGCCAACATCAACGACCGGAGCTTGCTGGGGAAGCGAGACAGTGAGCTGGCCGTGCTGATCGAGGACACAGAGATGGAACCATCCCTCATGGACGGTGGGGAGTATCAGGCGGGCCGGTTTGCTTTGAGTCTGCGGAAGCACTGCTTCAG TGTGATTCTCGGGGCACATGCCCGGCCAGACCTGGATCTCCGAGACCCTGTCTGTGATGACTTCTTTTGGCTGTGGCAGGACACAGCCAAGAGCAATGCCAACATCTATGAGCAG ATCTTCCGCTGCCTGCCATCCAATGCCACACGGTCTCTCAGGGCGCTCCGGGAGTACGTGGCCGTGGAGCCCCTGGCCACAGTCAGCCCACCTTTGGCCCGGTCTGAGCTCACCCAGGTCCAGGGCCACCTGGTCCACTTTCCCCTCAAGTTCCTGGAGGATGAGTCTTTGCTGCCCCCCCTGGGGAGCAAGGAAGGCGTGATGCCCCTCGAAGTGTGGACATAG
- the PSMB6 gene encoding LOW QUALITY PROTEIN: proteasome subunit beta type-6 (The sequence of the model RefSeq protein was modified relative to this genomic sequence to represent the inferred CDS: inserted 1 base in 1 codon), whose protein sequence is MQRLISGFCEPQTLNRDAHRSKSVPRRSGGLARRPGRFSSGRLPTLPSSAHCRKRSVPARLFPLPPSTVTSLRPQTALQHDWRESDRALYDSRFVAVAEEEDGGHLVSAGGAGSVPAWXPEAIAPDWESREVATWTTIMAVQFEGGVVLGADSRTTTGSYIANRVTDKLTPIHDRIFCCRSGSAADTQAVADAVTYQLGFHSIELNEPPLVHTAASLFKEMCYRYREDLMAGIIIAGWDPQEGGQVYSVPMGGMMVRQSFAIGGSGSSYIYGYVDATYREGMTKEECLQFTANALALAMERDGSSGGVIRLAAIEESGVERRVLLGDQIPKFTIATLPPP, encoded by the exons ATGCAGCGCTTGATCTCTGGGTTCTGCGAGCCCCAg ACTCTGAACCGCGACGCCCATCGCAGTAAGTCGGTACCGCGCAGAAGCGGAGGCCTCGCACGCCGGCCGGGGCGCTTTTCGTCCGGTCGGCTTCCCACGCTGCCATCAAGCGCTCACTGTCGCAAAAGATCCGTCCCTGCGCGACTCTTTCCCCTTCCGCCGTCAACCGTGACTTCGCTGCGCCCGCAGACGGCTTTACAGCACGActggagagagagtgacagagcgcTTTACGACAGTCGCTTTGTGGCAGTGGCtgaggaggaagatggcggccACCTAGTATCCGCTGGAGGAGCGGGTTCTGTCCCAGCCT GTCCCGAGGCTATCGCCCCCGACTGGGAAAGCCGGGAAGTCGCCACATGG ACCACTATCATGGCCGTGCAATTTGAAGGGGGCGTGGTTCTCGGAGCCGACTCCAGAACTACCACTGG GTCCTACATTGCCAATCGAGTGACTGACAAGCTGACCCCTATTCATGACCGTATCTTCTGCTGCCGCTCAGGCTCAGCGGCAGATACCCAGGCAGTAGCTGATGCTGTCACGTATCAGCTCGGTTTCCACAG CATTGAGCTAAATGAGCCTCCGCTGGTGCACACAGCCGCCAGCCTCTTTAAGGAGATGTGTTACCGATACCGGGAAGACTTGATGGCGGGAATCATCATTGCGGGCTGGGACCCCCAAGAAGGAGGGCAG GTGTACTCGGTGCCCATGGGGGGCATGATGGTAAGACAGTCCTTTGCCATTGGGGGCTCTGGGAGCTCCTATATCTATGGCTATGTCGACGCTACCTACCGGGAAGGCATGACCAAGGAAGAGTGTCTACAATTCACGGCCAATG CCCTCGCTTTGGCCATGGAACGGGACGGCTCCAGCGGAGGCGTGATCCGCCTGGCGGCCATCGAGGAGTCAGGGGTGGAGCGGCGGGTACTTTTGGGGGACCAGATTCCCAAATTCACCATCGCCACGTTACCGCCTCCCTGA